In one window of Epinephelus fuscoguttatus linkage group LG20, E.fuscoguttatus.final_Chr_v1 DNA:
- the LOC125881129 gene encoding alpha-N-acetylgalactosaminide alpha-2,6-sialyltransferase 1-like → MALLKSRYFFLLLVISVLILLFLLSWGDYARSISLRTFFIEGQGNEETYDLQDEMGDLTPPPVVFTHAAVAETPMPILYRSSFKKAPQWDFDDVYNQDAPPRPWTCAESLRNSEDESFKKAFLPNIRVFLHKDNINMSEWNRLSHFNNPFGFMQFPYDEVMSVVKLIPKPKEPLLLPKPGSGGCVRCAVVGTGGILNGSKMGKEIDAHDYVFRVNGAVTEGYEEDVGNRTSVYVHTAHSIRSSPIIFRKFGYKAAPHDEGIKYVMIPEAMRDYNWLGGLLRREINANSSYKNKRPRTYYSGQYNESRFYVLHQDFLRYIKNRFLKSRHLNSSHWAIVRPTNGAFTVFLALQTCDTVSAYGFMTEDYKKYNNYYFQKNIKTRVVFYANHDYILEMKTWKKLHDSKILRLYQGPDSEKGTEKPITTDTVL, encoded by the exons ATGGCACTCCTCAAgtcaagatatttttttttgctgctggtGATCTcagttttaattttactttttcttttatcatgGGGAGATTACGCAAGAAGTATCAG CTTGAGGACTTTCTTCATAGAGGGACAAGGAAATGAGGAAACGTATGACCTCCAGGATGAAATGGGAGACCTGACTCCACCAcctgttgtgtttacacatgctgCTGTGGCTGAGACTCCCATGCCTATCCTCTACAGAAGTTCCTTCAAGAAGGCTCCTCAGTGGGATTTTGATGATGTTTATAACCAGGATGCGCCACCCAGACCCTGG ACATGTGCTGAGTCTCTGCGAAACTCTGAGGACGAGAGCTTCAAAAAGGCTTTCCTTCCCAACATACGTGTGTTTCTGCACAaggacaacatcaacatgagCGAGTGGAACCGGCTTTCACATTTTAACAATCCCTTTGGGTTTATGCAGTTTCCCTATGACG AGGTGATGAGTGTTGTGAAGTTGATCCCAAAGCCAaaagagccactgctccttccaAAGCCAGGCAGCGGCGGGTGTGTGCGCTGTGCTGTGGTGGGCACTGGGGGGATCCTCAACGGCTCCAAGATGGGGAAAGAGATCGATGCTCACGACTATGTTTTCCG GGTGAACGGTGCAGTCACCGAAGGTTACGAGGAGGACGTAGGAAACAGAACTTCTGTGTATGTTCACACAGCACACTCCATCAGATCTTCGCCAATAATATTCAGGAAGTTCGGATACAAAGCTGCCCCTCATGATGAG GGTATAAAATACGTGATGATACCTGAGGCGATGAGGGATTACAATTGGCTCGGTGGTCTTCTGAGAAGAGAAATTAATGCTAATAGCTCATATAAAAACAAGAG GCCAAGGACATACTACTCTGGGCAGTACAACGAGTCCCGCTTCTATGTTCTGCACCAGGATTTCCTCAGATACATCAAAAACAG GTTCTTAAAGTCTCGTCATCTGAATAGTTCACACTGGGCAATAGTCAGACCAACCAATGGGGCATTCACTGTCTTCCTGGCTCTGCAAACCTGTGACACT gtGAGTGCATATGGATTCATGACTGAGGACTACAAGAAATACAATAACTACTActttcagaaaaatattaaaactcgTGTCGTTTTCTACGCCAATCACGACTATATCCTGGAGATGAAGACGTGGAAAAAACTACATGACAGCAAAATATTGAGGCTCTATCAAGGACCGGACTCAGAAAAAGGGACAGAAAAGCCGATAACAACTGATACTGTACTGTAA